In the Candidatus Methylomirabilis sp. genome, TCCCCAGGACCTCGGACAGGGAGCCCATGCCCCGGACCTGCTGGAGCTGCTTGCGAAAGTCCTCCAGGGTGAACCGCTCCCGGCGGACCTTGGCGGCGAGTGCCAACGCCTCTTCCCTCGCCACCGCCGCCTCGGCCCGCTCGACGAGGGAAAGGACGTCCCCCATCCCGAGAATCCGCGAGGCGATCCGGTCCGGATAGAAGGGCTCGAGGGCCTCGGGCTTCTCCCCCACGCCGACGAACTTGACCGGGGCGCCGGTGACGGCCCGGATGGAGAGGGCGGCCCCGCCGCGGGCGTCCCCGTCCAGCTTCGTCAGGACGACCCCCGTCAGCCCCACCGCCCGGTGAAAGGCTGCGGCCGAACGGACCGCGTCCTGCCCCGTCATCGCGTCGGCCACCAGCAGCACTTCGGCAGGCTGCAGGGCGTCCTTGAGGGCCGTGAGCTCCGCCATGAGCGGCGTATCCACGTGCAGCCGCCCCGCCGTGTCCACGACGAGGACGTCCTGGCCCTCGGCGGCGGCGCGGGCAGCGGCGCCCCGCACGGCGGCGAGGGCGGAGTCGGCCCGGGGGTCGGCGTGGACGGGCGCTCCGACCGCGGCGCCCACCACCTGGAGCTGCCCGACCGCGGCAGGGCGCTTCAGATCGGCCGCCACCAGGAGGGGGCGGCGCCCTTCCCGCAGGAGCAGCCGGGCCAGCTTGGCCGCCGTGGTCGTCTTCCCCGAGCCCTGGAGTCCCACGAGGAGGACGCCGACCGGCGGGCTCCCCGTGAGGCTCAGGCTGGAGCGATCGCCCCCCATGAGGGCCGTGAGCTCCTCGTGAACGATTCTCACCACCTGCTGGCCCGGGGTCAGGCTCCTGAGGACAGCCTGCCCCACGGCCCGCGCCCGGACCCGCTCGAGGAACTCCTTGACGACCGCGAAGTGGACGTCAGCTTCCAGGAGGGCCAGTCGCACCTCCCGGAGGGCCTCGGCGATGTTCTCCTCGGTCAGGGTCCCGTGCCCCCGGAGGCGCCGGAAGACGGCCGCCAGGCGGTCGGTGAGCCGGTCGAACATGGGCCGCTCCCGTCACAGGCGACGGACCAAATTATTGCACTATCAGCGGGATGTCAACCGCATTTGCCTAGAGGGGATGCCCTGGACGGGGCCCGCAGAGCAGCAGGTGGATGTCCATGACGTTGGTCCGGGTGGGGCCGGTCACGACCAGGTCGCCCAGGGCCCGGAAGAAAGAATAGGCGTCGTTCTCGGCGAGATGGCGCGCGGGATCGAGGCCGGCCGCTCGCCCCCGGGGGACGGTCTGCCCGTCGGAGACGGCCCCGGCGGCGTCCGTGGGCCCATCGGTCCCGTCGGTTCCGGCCGAGAAGAACAGGATTCCCGCTGCGCCCTCGAGGGGGAAGGCCGCGGCGAGCGCCATCTCCTGGTTTCGCCCTCCCCTGCCCTTCCCGTGGAGCGTGACCGTCGTCTCCCCTCCGGCCACCAGGCAGCACGGGGGCTCGATCGGCCGACCGGTGGCCCGGACCTCGAGGAGCAGGGCGGCCAGGACCTTGGCCACCTCGCGGGCCTCCCCCTGGATGCCGGAAGCCAGGATGAGAGGCCGGTAGCCCCGGGCCGCGGCAGCCGCCGCGGCGGCCTCCAGGGCCTGGGCGTTGTTGGCGACGATCCGGTGGTGGACCTGCTGGAAGAGGGGATCCCCCGGCTTCGGCGTCTCGGGGACGCGCCCGGCCGCTCCCGCCTCCAGGTACTCGCCGACCGCCGGCGGGACCGCCCCCCGGATCCCATACCGGTCGAGGATGGCCAGCGCCTCTCTGAAGGTGGTCCCGTCCGGGGCCGTGGGGCCCGAGGCGATGGCGTCCAGGGGATCGCCGACGATGTCGGAGAGGACCAGCGTGAGGACCTGGGCCGGCGCGGCCGCCCGGGCGAGCTGCCCCCCCTTGACGGCGGAGATGTGCTTCCGGACCGCGTTGATCTCCTGGATCGTGGCTCCGCACGCCAGGAGCTGCTTCGTGACCTGCTGCTTCTCTTCCAGCGTGATCCCCCGGACCGGCAGGGGGAGCAGCGCCGATCCGCCCCCCGAGATGAGGGCGATCACGAGGTCGTCGGCGCCCGCCCCCTTGGCCAGATCGAGGATGGCCTGGGCCCCGGCGAGCCCGGCCGCATCGGGCACGGGATGGGCGGCCTCCTGGATCCGCACGATCCGGGTGGGCCCGCCGTGGCCGGCTTTCACCGTGACCACCCCGGCGGTGATCCGCTCCCCCAGGATCTCCTCCACGGCGGCCGCCATCGGCGCCCCCGCCTTCCCCGCCCCCAGAACGAAGATCCGCCGGAGGCGCGCGAGGTCGTAGGAGCGGTCCCCCACCCGGAGCTGATCCCGCTCCCGCCGGACGTGCCGCTTTATGGCGGCGGCCGGGTCCACGGCCTCCAGGGCGGCCCGGAAGATGGCCGTCGCGTCCTCCCGTAGCGCGGCGGGAGTCCTCACGGCCCTCCCCCCGGAAGCTCACGCGCATGCCGCGCGGTGTAGATGGAGCCAGCCGGGTGCAACCGGCTCTCGTAGAGGACGATCCGGTCCACCGCCGTCTCGCCCAGCGTATCCTCCGCGTGCGCCTGGAGCCGCCGCAGGGTCTCCTCGAGCCCCCGCGATCCCCGGACCCGGCCCAGCGTGAGGTGGCCCCGGAAGGCGCGGTTCTCGGGGGGGAACCCGCGCGCGGCGCAGGCGGCCTCCACGCGCGCGGCCAGGGTGGCCGCCTCGGGACCCCCGGCCCGCAGACCCACCCAGAGGACCCGCGGGTTGCGCCCCCCGGGGAAGGCCCCGCAGCCTCCGGCGCGAAGCGTGAAGGGGGAGAGACCCGCCACGGCCTCCGCCATCGCCTCCCGGACCAGTCCCTCGCGCGCCGGGGGAACCTCCCCCAGGAACTTCAGGGTCAGGTGGATGTTCTCCGGTTTCACCCAGGAGACCGGACCCCCCGCGGCCCGGAGGTCCCTCTGCAGCGCCCCGAGCGCGTCCCGGAGCGCGTCGCTCAAGACGATGGCGATGAAGAGACGCAGGGTGCGGGCTCCCGCGAGGCTAGAGGATCGGGACTGGGGGGAGGCCGAGCAGGTGGCGCCGCACCAGGTCCAGGGCCATCTGGGCCGCCCGTTGCTTGTTCAGGTCCCGGTCGGTGAAGAACCGGAACTCGTGGGCAGCCACCCCGCCGGCGTGGGCCAGGGCGATGTAGGTGAGGCCGACCGGCTTCTCCGGGGTCCCGCCGGCGGGCCCGGCGATCCCGGTGACCCCGAGCGCCAGGTCCGTCCCGGCCGCCGCCCGCATCCCCTCGGCCATTGCGGCCGCCACCTCGGCGCTGACCGCCCCCCTGGCGGCGAGCAGCTCCGCCGGGACGCCCAGGAGGGCCGTCTTCGCCTGGTTGCTATAGGCCACGAGGCCCCGGTCGAAGTAGGCGGAGGAGCCCGGGACATTGGTGATCCGATGGCCGAGGAGCCCGCCGGTGCAGGACTCGGCCACGGCCAGGGTGAGGCGGCGCTCGCGGAGGAGCCGGCCCACGACGACCTCCAGGCTCTCCTCATCCCGGCCGAAGATGATGTCGCCGAGCCGCTCCCGCACGGCCGCCTCGCGGCCGTCCAGGAGGCGCGTCAGCTCCGCCTCCCCCTCCGCCTTTGCCGTCAGCCGGACGTGGATCTCACCGGAGCGGGCCAGGAGCGCGATCGTGGGGTTCCGCTCCGCCCAGAGGTCCCCCAGGAGCTCGTCCACCTTGGACTCGCTCACCCCCGTGGTCCGGAGGACGCGCGAGCGGATCTGCCCCTTCAGGCCGTAGGCCTCGCGGAGGCGGGGCAGGACGACCTCCGTGAGCATGGGCCGCATCTCGGCCGGCACCCCCGGGAGGAGCACCACCGTCCGGTCGGGCTCGACCCGGAGGAGCAGGCCCGGCGCCGTCCCCCGGGGGTTCTCCAGCACCTCGGCCCCCTCCGGGACCTGGGCCTGCCGCTCGTTGTTCTTGGCCATGGGGATGCCGCGCCGGGCGAAGCGGGCCCGGATCTGGGCCAGCACGGCCGGGTCGAGGCGGAGCGGGCGGCCCGTCACGGCCGCCACCACGTCCCGCGTCAGGTCATCCTCCGTCGGGCCCAACCCTCCGGTGCAGAGGACGACCTGGGCGCGCGCGAGCGCCTGGCGCAGCGCGGTCTCGATCCGGGCCGGGTTGTCCCCCACCGTGGTCTTGCAGTAGACGTCGATCCCGGCCTCCGCCAGTCGCTCGGCGATGAAGGCGGCGTTCGTGTCCACGATCTGGCCCAGCAGGAGTTCCGTGCCCACGGTCAGGATCTCGGCGTTCATGGGAGTGGACCCCGCGCGGCCAGCAACTGCCAGACCACCTGGAGCAGCAAGTTCGTGTAGAGGCCCGCCAGCAGATCGTCGGCCAGGATCCCGGCCCCCCCGGGCAGCGCCTGCGCGCGCCGGATCCCCAGGGGCTTCCAGATGTCCAGGAGCCGAAAGCACCCGAAGGCGGCCGCCGCGAAGGCCCAGTGCCGGGGGATGGCGGCCGTCGCCAGGAGCATCCCCGCCATCTCGTCGAGCACGACGGCGGGGGGATCCCGGCGATCGAGGAGGACCTCGGCCCGGCCAGCCAGCAGCGCCGTCAGCGCCGCACAGGCCAGGGCACCGAGAAAGACCGCGCCCGCCCCCCACGCGGCCAGGCCCCACGCGAGGAGGAGGCCGAGCACGCTGCCGGCGGTCCCCGGGCCGACCGGGGCATAGCCCACGCCGCCGGCGGTGAGGAGCAGGAGGAGGAGGCGATCACCCCAGGATCGGGGGGAGGCCCTCATACGATGGCCGCGCTCCCGAGAGGCGCCACCGGGAACCCGGGGCTCCCCACGCCTACGCCTCCGGCGGCTCGACCCGGCCCGGCGCCAGGCAAACCCGGTTGCGCCCGCTCGCCTTCGCCTCGTAGAGGGCCTGGTCCGCCCGGTGCACCAGCTGCTCCGGCCGGTCCATCCCCTCGATGAGGGTCGCCACCCCCAGGCTGACGGTCAGGTGTCCCTCGGCCGCGGAGCCGAACCGGTGGGCCTCCACCGCCACCCGGAGGCGCTCGGCCTGGACCGCCGCCTGGGCGAGCTCGGTCTCCGGCAGGATGATGGTGAACTCCTCCCCCCCATACCGGGCCACCATGTCCACGTCCCGGGACTTGGTCTTCAGGACCCGGGAGATCTGGCGTAACGCCTCGTCCCCCGCCAGGTGGCCGTAGCGATCGTTGTAGGCCTTGAAGTAGTCGATGTCCGCCAGGATGAGGGAAAGCTGCCGGCCGTACCGGAGGGCGCGGCGCACCTCCTGCCCCAGGAGGAGGTAGAACTGCCGGTGGTTGAAGAGGCCGGTGAGCTCGTCGGTGCTGGCGAGCCGCTTGGTCTCGGCGAAGAGGCGGGAGTTCTCGATGGCGATGGCCGCCTGGTTGGCCAGGATCTGGCAGAACTCCACGTCGCCCGCGGTGAAGAGCCGGGCCTCCCGCAGGCTGCTCAGGGCGATGACCCCCAGGGCCTTGTCCTTCGTGAGCAGCGGGATGACCAGCATGGACCGGACCTGGAGGGGGACGAGGAGGCTGCGGACGGCGGTGAGGAGCGGCTCCTGGAGGGCCTCGGAGATCACCAGGGCCTTCTTGGTCTCCAGGGCCCGGCGCACCTCCGGGTGGCGGTCCAGGGTGATCTGGATCCCGTGGATCCAGGGCATGGGCTTCGAGCCGTCGTACCCCATCACCACCTCGCCGGCCGTTCCCGTCACGTCCGAGAGGGTGACCACGCACCGGTCCACCTTCAGGAGGTCCAGGAGCCGCTCGATGAGGGCCCGGAGAATCTCCTGCAGCTCGAGCGTGGAGGTGATGGAGGAGGAGACCTCGTAGAGCGCCCGCATCTGGGAGACCTGCTGCTCCGTATGGTGGTACAGGTGCGCATTCTCCAGCGCCATCCCCACCTGCCGCCCGATGGCGGCGAAGAAGCGCACGTGGTCGGCCCCGAAGCGGTGCGGCGGCTGGGAGAGGAGGTGCATCAGACCCAGCGTCCGCCCCTTGGCGGTCATGGCCACGCAGGCGTGGTTGCCATAGGCGTCGCTCCCCTCGGCCCGCAGGGCCGGGTCGGGGGCGGCGGCCGGGTCCTCCAGGAGGCCCGGGCCCGGCTCCCGAAAGACGGCCGCCCAGGGGGAGGCGGCGAGCGGCTGCTCGTGCCAGGCCGCCCGCAGGGCAGCCGAGAGGCCGCGCTCCGCCGCCAGCCGGAGGACCCCCCGCTCCGGGTCCCAGACCATGATCCCCCCCGCAGCCACGCCCTCCACTTCCGCCATCCGGCTCAGGGTCGCCTCCAGGATCTCCCCGACGTTCAGGGACTGGCCGACGCCGACGGCGACGGCGTTCAGGCTGGTGAGCTCCCGGTTCTGCCGCCGGATGGCCCGGTCCATCCCGGCCAGGCGGAGCTGGACCCGGATCCGGGCCACCAGCTCCTCCCCGTTGAAGGGCTTGGTCATGTAATCGTCCGCGCCCAGCTCGAGGCCCGTGACCTTGTCCCGCACCGTATCCTTCGCCGTGAGAATGATCACGGGGATCCGCGCCTCCTCCGGGCGGGCCCGGAGCGCCCGGGTCACCTCCAGGCCGTCCAGGCCCGGCATCATGATGTCCAGGAGGACCAGGTCCACCGCCTCCCGGGCAACGATCTCGAGCGCCTCCCGTCCCGAGCCGGCCGTCAGGACGCCGAAGCCCCGCCGCTGCAGCGTCACCTGGAGCATCCGGATGATCCCCGGCTCGTCATCCACCACCAGGACGACGGGGCCCTCGGCCCCGGCCGCCACCGGCTCTCCCTCTCGCCGCTCGGTCATGGCCGCACCCGACCTTCGAGACCGACCGCCCCAGCAGCTGCCCCCCGGAGGATGATCATGCGCGTCAGACCGCCCCCCGGTCGGCGGCTCGACCTGTCGGCCCGGCCGACAGGAGCGGAGAGGCCGGGGAAGGCCTCGGGGGAAATCCCGGGGTCCGGGTCCGTCAGCGCGATCTGGAATTCGGAGCGGCTCAGGGGATCGGGGGTCTGGAGGGCCAGATGGAGGAATTCCCGCTGCGGGGCCTCGTGCGCCCCCTCGTCCAGGGCGAGGACCAGGGACCCCCTGAGAGCGGTCGGGAGCGTGCGCAGTGCCAGGCCGGGGGTGGCGAGGGGATCCACCCGGGGTGCGCCCCCGTCAACGAGGCAGGCCGTCCCCCGCTCCACTCGTCGCCCTCCCGCCCGTGGCTGCCGTGAGCGCCGCCCGGATCTGCTCTCCCAGCTGCGCCGGCTCGAAGGGCTTGGTGATGTAGGAGACGGCGCCAGCCTCGAGCCCCCGCTCCACCTCCCTGGCCTGGGCCCGGGCACTCATGACCACGATGGGGATGTGGCGGGTCAGCGGGTCGTCCCGCAGGACCTCGCACACCCCGTATCCGTTGAGCTCGGGGAGCATGATGTCCAGGAGGACGAGGTCCACCTTCTCCTGGCGGACGGCGTCCACCGCCTCCCTGCCGGTGGTGACGGTGCGGACAGCGAACCCCTCCCGGCGCAGGATGTAGGTCACCAGCCTGACGATGTCCGGCTCGTCCTCGGCGAGGAGCACTACCGGCGTATCCATCTCCCCCTCAAAGTCCGCGCGAGTATACCCGATGCGCCGTTTGGCCAGGAAGCGAAAAATCGGGGCCCGCGCCCCGTCCCGTCCCTCCCTCCCCGCCTAGGCCGCGGGCCCACGCGCCTCGCGCGGCAGGGTGACGGTGAACGTGCTCC is a window encoding:
- a CDS encoding phosphatidylglycerophosphatase A encodes the protein MRASPRSWGDRLLLLLLTAGGVGYAPVGPGTAGSVLGLLLAWGLAAWGAGAVFLGALACAALTALLAGRAEVLLDRRDPPAVVLDEMAGMLLATAAIPRHWAFAAAAFGCFRLLDIWKPLGIRRAQALPGGAGILADDLLAGLYTNLLLQVVWQLLAARGPLP
- the ffh gene encoding signal recognition particle protein, translated to MFDRLTDRLAAVFRRLRGHGTLTEENIAEALREVRLALLEADVHFAVVKEFLERVRARAVGQAVLRSLTPGQQVVRIVHEELTALMGGDRSSLSLTGSPPVGVLLVGLQGSGKTTTAAKLARLLLREGRRPLLVAADLKRPAAVGQLQVVGAAVGAPVHADPRADSALAAVRGAAARAAAEGQDVLVVDTAGRLHVDTPLMAELTALKDALQPAEVLLVADAMTGQDAVRSAAAFHRAVGLTGVVLTKLDGDARGGAALSIRAVTGAPVKFVGVGEKPEALEPFYPDRIASRILGMGDVLSLVERAEAAVAREEALALAAKVRRERFTLEDFRKQLQQVRGMGSLSEVLGMLPGLGGAVRQAGGEGEERALRRVEAILSSMTLQEREDPALLNGSRRRRIATGSGTSVAEVNRLVRQFAEMQRVMRQLTKPGGRLMGRPLPLA
- a CDS encoding glycerate kinase is translated as MRTPAALREDATAIFRAALEAVDPAAAIKRHVRRERDQLRVGDRSYDLARLRRIFVLGAGKAGAPMAAAVEEILGERITAGVVTVKAGHGGPTRIVRIQEAAHPVPDAAGLAGAQAILDLAKGAGADDLVIALISGGGSALLPLPVRGITLEEKQQVTKQLLACGATIQEINAVRKHISAVKGGQLARAAAPAQVLTLVLSDIVGDPLDAIASGPTAPDGTTFREALAILDRYGIRGAVPPAVGEYLEAGAAGRVPETPKPGDPLFQQVHHRIVANNAQALEAAAAAAAARGYRPLILASGIQGEAREVAKVLAALLLEVRATGRPIEPPCCLVAGGETTVTLHGKGRGGRNQEMALAAAFPLEGAAGILFFSAGTDGTDGPTDAAGAVSDGQTVPRGRAAGLDPARHLAENDAYSFFRALGDLVVTGPTRTNVMDIHLLLCGPRPGHPL
- a CDS encoding competence/damage-inducible protein A, whose translation is MNAEILTVGTELLLGQIVDTNAAFIAERLAEAGIDVYCKTTVGDNPARIETALRQALARAQVVLCTGGLGPTEDDLTRDVVAAVTGRPLRLDPAVLAQIRARFARRGIPMAKNNERQAQVPEGAEVLENPRGTAPGLLLRVEPDRTVVLLPGVPAEMRPMLTEVVLPRLREAYGLKGQIRSRVLRTTGVSESKVDELLGDLWAERNPTIALLARSGEIHVRLTAKAEGEAELTRLLDGREAAVRERLGDIIFGRDEESLEVVVGRLLRERRLTLAVAESCTGGLLGHRITNVPGSSAYFDRGLVAYSNQAKTALLGVPAELLAARGAVSAEVAAAMAEGMRAAAGTDLALGVTGIAGPAGGTPEKPVGLTYIALAHAGGVAAHEFRFFTDRDLNKQRAAQMALDLVRRHLLGLPPVPIL
- a CDS encoding response regulator, yielding MDTPVVLLAEDEPDIVRLVTYILRREGFAVRTVTTGREAVDAVRQEKVDLVLLDIMLPELNGYGVCEVLRDDPLTRHIPIVVMSARAQAREVERGLEAGAVSYITKPFEPAQLGEQIRAALTAATGGRATSGAGDGLPR
- a CDS encoding diguanylate cyclase; the encoded protein is MTERREGEPVAAGAEGPVVLVVDDEPGIIRMLQVTLQRRGFGVLTAGSGREALEIVAREAVDLVLLDIMMPGLDGLEVTRALRARPEEARIPVIILTAKDTVRDKVTGLELGADDYMTKPFNGEELVARIRVQLRLAGMDRAIRRQNRELTSLNAVAVGVGQSLNVGEILEATLSRMAEVEGVAAGGIMVWDPERGVLRLAAERGLSAALRAAWHEQPLAASPWAAVFREPGPGLLEDPAAAPDPALRAEGSDAYGNHACVAMTAKGRTLGLMHLLSQPPHRFGADHVRFFAAIGRQVGMALENAHLYHHTEQQVSQMRALYEVSSSITSTLELQEILRALIERLLDLLKVDRCVVTLSDVTGTAGEVVMGYDGSKPMPWIHGIQITLDRHPEVRRALETKKALVISEALQEPLLTAVRSLLVPLQVRSMLVIPLLTKDKALGVIALSSLREARLFTAGDVEFCQILANQAAIAIENSRLFAETKRLASTDELTGLFNHRQFYLLLGQEVRRALRYGRQLSLILADIDYFKAYNDRYGHLAGDEALRQISRVLKTKSRDVDMVARYGGEEFTIILPETELAQAAVQAERLRVAVEAHRFGSAAEGHLTVSLGVATLIEGMDRPEQLVHRADQALYEAKASGRNRVCLAPGRVEPPEA
- the thpR gene encoding RNA 2',3'-cyclic phosphodiesterase; amino-acid sequence: MRLFIAIVLSDALRDALGALQRDLRAAGGPVSWVKPENIHLTLKFLGEVPPAREGLVREAMAEAVAGLSPFTLRAGGCGAFPGGRNPRVLWVGLRAGGPEAATLAARVEAACAARGFPPENRAFRGHLTLGRVRGSRGLEETLRRLQAHAEDTLGETAVDRIVLYESRLHPAGSIYTARHARELPGGGP